A genomic window from Anticarsia gemmatalis isolate Benzon Research Colony breed Stoneville strain chromosome 6, ilAntGemm2 primary, whole genome shotgun sequence includes:
- the LOC142973709 gene encoding uncharacterized protein LOC142973709 isoform X8: MATGPKIVHKQFNSPIGLYSQQNIKETLSKHMQNLGNGTVGIDFSNPSTDKPANLANSAVLRMLEEEERNRRGYPSQKKVVWPPVPETNGYHQTPQQQSPAFNNNAAQSPAPQQQYQAPPQPQYHNQPQYQQEQPHYQQQQQQQQQQQYQAPPSPQPQYQAPQADPSYCEGRRQEATGLSKLIPVGPGVSAAASSPYRPGPPSPGIAQPYRPQQSRWAPVPAPLSPQPQQGSQPKYPSQLSPQPYSPQPQFSPSLSEPAYSAPQKFEPPPATITLRQQPPVHQRPPPVFASQPATASYNGGPNMRGDQKWPPQAVREAVAAENEARRQLARGPACRPRKVNKDYANFFAQHALNHNYPGYRAPPGTQHYEDNSGRSSY, encoded by the exons ATGGCAACCGGCCCGAAGATAGTACACAAGCAGTTCAACTCGCCCATCGGGCTGTACTCGCAACAAAACATCAAAGAGACACTGAGCAAGCACATGCAGAACCTGGGCAATGGCACCGTTGG GATTGACTTCAGTAATCCCAGCACAGACAAGCCGGCGAATCTTGCCAACTCGGCCGTTCTGCGCATGCTTGAAGAGGAGGAACGCAACCGAAGGGGATACCCTA GCCAGAAGAAAGTAGTTTGGCCACCGGTGCCTGAAACGAACGGATATCATCAAACGCCACAG CAACAGAGTCCTGCGTTCAACAACAACGCGGCGCAATCCCCTGCTCCGCAACAACAATACCAGGCCCCTCCCCAACCTCAGTACCATAACCAGCCCCAATACCAGCAGGAGCAGCCTCATTACCAACAACAGCAACAGcaacagcagcagcagcagTACCAGGCCCCTCCTTCTCCCCAGCCTCAGTACCAGGCTCCTCAGGCTGATCCGTCGTACTGCGAGGGCAGACGACAGGAGGCCACTGGTCTGAGTAAACTGATCCCTGTCGGTCCCGGCGTGTCCGCTGCCGCCTCCTCCCCCTACCGTCCCGGCCCGCCGTCGCCAGGCATCGCGCAGCCTTACCGCCCGCAACAAAGCCGCTGGGCCCCAGTACCAGCCCCTCTTTCCCCCCAG CCGCAGCAGGGATCGCAGCCTAAGTATCCGTCGCAGTTGTCGCCACAACCGTACTCGCCACAGCCGCAGTTCTCGCCGTCTCTCTCCGAGCCGGCGTACTCGGCTCCACAGAAGTTTGAGCCACCACCAGCGACTATCACTCTTCGTCAGCAACCGCCTGTACACCAGAGACCGCCCCCGGTCTTCGCTAGTCAACCCGCCACAGCCTCATACAACG GAGGCCCCAACATGCGTGGAGACCAGAAGTGGCCACCGCAGGCGGTGAGGGAGGCCGTCGCCGCTGAGAACGAGGCCAGGAGGCAGCTGGCCAGGGGTCCAGCCTGCAGGCCACGCAAG GTGAACAAGGACTATGCCAACTTCTTCGCGCAACACGCTCTGAACCACAACTACCCAGGGTACCGCGCGCCGCCCGGCACACAACACTACGAAGATAACTCAGGCCGATCTTCATACTAA
- the LOC142973709 gene encoding uncharacterized protein LOC142973709 isoform X6, producing MATGPKIVHKQFNSPIGLYSQQNIKETLSKHMQNLGNGTVGIDFSNPSTDKPANLANSAVLRMLEEEERNRRGYPSQKKVVWPPVPETNGYHQTPQQQSPAFNNNAAQSPAPQQQYQAPPQPQYHNQPQYQQEQPHYQQQQQQQQQQQYQAPPSPQPQYQAPQADPSYCEGRRQEATGLSKLIPVGPGVSAAASSPYRPGPPSPGIAQPYRPQQSRWAPVPAPLSPQPQQGSQPKYPSQLSPQPYSPQPQFSPSLSEPAYSAPQKFEPPPATITLRQQPPVHQRPPPVFASQPATASYNALSDSEGGPNMRGDQKWPPQAVREAVAAENEARRQLARGPACRPRKVNKDYANFFAQHALNHNYPGYRAPPGTQHYEDNSGRSSY from the exons ATGGCAACCGGCCCGAAGATAGTACACAAGCAGTTCAACTCGCCCATCGGGCTGTACTCGCAACAAAACATCAAAGAGACACTGAGCAAGCACATGCAGAACCTGGGCAATGGCACCGTTGG GATTGACTTCAGTAATCCCAGCACAGACAAGCCGGCGAATCTTGCCAACTCGGCCGTTCTGCGCATGCTTGAAGAGGAGGAACGCAACCGAAGGGGATACCCTA GCCAGAAGAAAGTAGTTTGGCCACCGGTGCCTGAAACGAACGGATATCATCAAACGCCACAG CAACAGAGTCCTGCGTTCAACAACAACGCGGCGCAATCCCCTGCTCCGCAACAACAATACCAGGCCCCTCCCCAACCTCAGTACCATAACCAGCCCCAATACCAGCAGGAGCAGCCTCATTACCAACAACAGCAACAGcaacagcagcagcagcagTACCAGGCCCCTCCTTCTCCCCAGCCTCAGTACCAGGCTCCTCAGGCTGATCCGTCGTACTGCGAGGGCAGACGACAGGAGGCCACTGGTCTGAGTAAACTGATCCCTGTCGGTCCCGGCGTGTCCGCTGCCGCCTCCTCCCCCTACCGTCCCGGCCCGCCGTCGCCAGGCATCGCGCAGCCTTACCGCCCGCAACAAAGCCGCTGGGCCCCAGTACCAGCCCCTCTTTCCCCCCAG CCGCAGCAGGGATCGCAGCCTAAGTATCCGTCGCAGTTGTCGCCACAACCGTACTCGCCACAGCCGCAGTTCTCGCCGTCTCTCTCCGAGCCGGCGTACTCGGCTCCACAGAAGTTTGAGCCACCACCAGCGACTATCACTCTTCGTCAGCAACCGCCTGTACACCAGAGACCGCCCCCGGTCTTCGCTAGTCAACCCGCCACAGCCTCATACAACG CTTTATCTGATTCCGAAGGAGGCCCCAACATGCGTGGAGACCAGAAGTGGCCACCGCAGGCGGTGAGGGAGGCCGTCGCCGCTGAGAACGAGGCCAGGAGGCAGCTGGCCAGGGGTCCAGCCTGCAGGCCACGCAAG GTGAACAAGGACTATGCCAACTTCTTCGCGCAACACGCTCTGAACCACAACTACCCAGGGTACCGCGCGCCGCCCGGCACACAACACTACGAAGATAACTCAGGCCGATCTTCATACTAA
- the LOC142973709 gene encoding uncharacterized protein LOC142973709 isoform X2 produces the protein MATGPKIVHKQFNSPIGLYSQQNIKETLSKHMQNLGNGTVGIDFSNPSTDKPANLANSAVLRMLEEEERNRRGYPKLDETQVQAIMDNMVYMDHRFDRYWPPEKTRMKSARSWDGQLNATGNVYSQFMKATKGQKKVVWPPVPETNGYHQTPQQQSPAFNNNAAQSPAPQQQYQAPPQPQYHNQPQYQQEQPHYQQQQQQQQQQQYQAPPSPQPQYQAPQADPSYCEGRRQEATGLSKLIPVGPGVSAAASSPYRPGPPSPGIAQPYRPQQSRWAPVPAPLSPQPQQGSQPKYPSQLSPQPYSPQPQFSPSLSEPAYSAPQKFEPPPATITLRQQPPVHQRPPPVFASQPATASYNGGPNMRGDQKWPPQAVREAVAAENEARRQLARGPACRPRKVNKDYANFFAQHALNHNYPGYRAPPGTQHYEDNSGRSSY, from the exons ATGGCAACCGGCCCGAAGATAGTACACAAGCAGTTCAACTCGCCCATCGGGCTGTACTCGCAACAAAACATCAAAGAGACACTGAGCAAGCACATGCAGAACCTGGGCAATGGCACCGTTGG GATTGACTTCAGTAATCCCAGCACAGACAAGCCGGCGAATCTTGCCAACTCGGCCGTTCTGCGCATGCTTGAAGAGGAGGAACGCAACCGAAGGGGATACCCTA AGTTAGATGAAACCCAAGTGCAGGCGATAATGGACAACATGGTATACATGGACCATCGGTTTGACCGCTACTGGCCACCAGAAAAGACGAGGATGAAATCCGCGAGGAGTTGGGACGGTCAGCTCAACGCTACAGGGAATGTTTATTCACAGTTTATGAAGGCTACCAAAG GCCAGAAGAAAGTAGTTTGGCCACCGGTGCCTGAAACGAACGGATATCATCAAACGCCACAG CAACAGAGTCCTGCGTTCAACAACAACGCGGCGCAATCCCCTGCTCCGCAACAACAATACCAGGCCCCTCCCCAACCTCAGTACCATAACCAGCCCCAATACCAGCAGGAGCAGCCTCATTACCAACAACAGCAACAGcaacagcagcagcagcagTACCAGGCCCCTCCTTCTCCCCAGCCTCAGTACCAGGCTCCTCAGGCTGATCCGTCGTACTGCGAGGGCAGACGACAGGAGGCCACTGGTCTGAGTAAACTGATCCCTGTCGGTCCCGGCGTGTCCGCTGCCGCCTCCTCCCCCTACCGTCCCGGCCCGCCGTCGCCAGGCATCGCGCAGCCTTACCGCCCGCAACAAAGCCGCTGGGCCCCAGTACCAGCCCCTCTTTCCCCCCAG CCGCAGCAGGGATCGCAGCCTAAGTATCCGTCGCAGTTGTCGCCACAACCGTACTCGCCACAGCCGCAGTTCTCGCCGTCTCTCTCCGAGCCGGCGTACTCGGCTCCACAGAAGTTTGAGCCACCACCAGCGACTATCACTCTTCGTCAGCAACCGCCTGTACACCAGAGACCGCCCCCGGTCTTCGCTAGTCAACCCGCCACAGCCTCATACAACG GAGGCCCCAACATGCGTGGAGACCAGAAGTGGCCACCGCAGGCGGTGAGGGAGGCCGTCGCCGCTGAGAACGAGGCCAGGAGGCAGCTGGCCAGGGGTCCAGCCTGCAGGCCACGCAAG GTGAACAAGGACTATGCCAACTTCTTCGCGCAACACGCTCTGAACCACAACTACCCAGGGTACCGCGCGCCGCCCGGCACACAACACTACGAAGATAACTCAGGCCGATCTTCATACTAA
- the LOC142973709 gene encoding uncharacterized protein LOC142973709 isoform X1 produces the protein MATGPKIVHKQFNSPIGLYSQQNIKETLSKHMQNLGNGTVGIDFSNPSTDKPANLANSAVLRMLEEEERNRRGYPKLDETQVQAIMDNMVYMDHRFDRYWPPEKTRMKSARSWDGQLNATGNVYSQFMKATKGQKKVVWPPVPETNGYHQTPQQQSPAFNNNAAQSPAPQQQYQAPPQPQYHNQPQYQQEQPHYQQQQQQQQQQQYQAPPSPQPQYQAPQADPSYCEGRRQEATGLSKLIPVGPGVSAAASSPYRPGPPSPGIAQPYRPQQSRWAPVPAPLSPQPQQGSQPKYPSQLSPQPYSPQPQFSPSLSEPAYSAPQKFEPPPATITLRQQPPVHQRPPPVFASQPATASYNALSDSEGGPNMRGDQKWPPQAVREAVAAENEARRQLARGPACRPRKVNKDYANFFAQHALNHNYPGYRAPPGTQHYEDNSGRSSY, from the exons ATGGCAACCGGCCCGAAGATAGTACACAAGCAGTTCAACTCGCCCATCGGGCTGTACTCGCAACAAAACATCAAAGAGACACTGAGCAAGCACATGCAGAACCTGGGCAATGGCACCGTTGG GATTGACTTCAGTAATCCCAGCACAGACAAGCCGGCGAATCTTGCCAACTCGGCCGTTCTGCGCATGCTTGAAGAGGAGGAACGCAACCGAAGGGGATACCCTA AGTTAGATGAAACCCAAGTGCAGGCGATAATGGACAACATGGTATACATGGACCATCGGTTTGACCGCTACTGGCCACCAGAAAAGACGAGGATGAAATCCGCGAGGAGTTGGGACGGTCAGCTCAACGCTACAGGGAATGTTTATTCACAGTTTATGAAGGCTACCAAAG GCCAGAAGAAAGTAGTTTGGCCACCGGTGCCTGAAACGAACGGATATCATCAAACGCCACAG CAACAGAGTCCTGCGTTCAACAACAACGCGGCGCAATCCCCTGCTCCGCAACAACAATACCAGGCCCCTCCCCAACCTCAGTACCATAACCAGCCCCAATACCAGCAGGAGCAGCCTCATTACCAACAACAGCAACAGcaacagcagcagcagcagTACCAGGCCCCTCCTTCTCCCCAGCCTCAGTACCAGGCTCCTCAGGCTGATCCGTCGTACTGCGAGGGCAGACGACAGGAGGCCACTGGTCTGAGTAAACTGATCCCTGTCGGTCCCGGCGTGTCCGCTGCCGCCTCCTCCCCCTACCGTCCCGGCCCGCCGTCGCCAGGCATCGCGCAGCCTTACCGCCCGCAACAAAGCCGCTGGGCCCCAGTACCAGCCCCTCTTTCCCCCCAG CCGCAGCAGGGATCGCAGCCTAAGTATCCGTCGCAGTTGTCGCCACAACCGTACTCGCCACAGCCGCAGTTCTCGCCGTCTCTCTCCGAGCCGGCGTACTCGGCTCCACAGAAGTTTGAGCCACCACCAGCGACTATCACTCTTCGTCAGCAACCGCCTGTACACCAGAGACCGCCCCCGGTCTTCGCTAGTCAACCCGCCACAGCCTCATACAACG CTTTATCTGATTCCGAAGGAGGCCCCAACATGCGTGGAGACCAGAAGTGGCCACCGCAGGCGGTGAGGGAGGCCGTCGCCGCTGAGAACGAGGCCAGGAGGCAGCTGGCCAGGGGTCCAGCCTGCAGGCCACGCAAG GTGAACAAGGACTATGCCAACTTCTTCGCGCAACACGCTCTGAACCACAACTACCCAGGGTACCGCGCGCCGCCCGGCACACAACACTACGAAGATAACTCAGGCCGATCTTCATACTAA
- the LOC142973709 gene encoding uncharacterized protein LOC142973709 isoform X5 → MMATVVQTNGIDFSNPSTDKPANLANSAVLRMLEEEERNRRGYPKLDETQVQAIMDNMVYMDHRFDRYWPPEKTRMKSARSWDGQLNATGNVYSQFMKATKGQKKVVWPPVPETNGYHQTPQQQSPAFNNNAAQSPAPQQQYQAPPQPQYHNQPQYQQEQPHYQQQQQQQQQQQYQAPPSPQPQYQAPQADPSYCEGRRQEATGLSKLIPVGPGVSAAASSPYRPGPPSPGIAQPYRPQQSRWAPVPAPLSPQPQQGSQPKYPSQLSPQPYSPQPQFSPSLSEPAYSAPQKFEPPPATITLRQQPPVHQRPPPVFASQPATASYNALSDSEGGPNMRGDQKWPPQAVREAVAAENEARRQLARGPACRPRKVNKDYANFFAQHALNHNYPGYRAPPGTQHYEDNSGRSSY, encoded by the exons ATGATGGCTACCGTCGTCCAAACAAATGG GATTGACTTCAGTAATCCCAGCACAGACAAGCCGGCGAATCTTGCCAACTCGGCCGTTCTGCGCATGCTTGAAGAGGAGGAACGCAACCGAAGGGGATACCCTA AGTTAGATGAAACCCAAGTGCAGGCGATAATGGACAACATGGTATACATGGACCATCGGTTTGACCGCTACTGGCCACCAGAAAAGACGAGGATGAAATCCGCGAGGAGTTGGGACGGTCAGCTCAACGCTACAGGGAATGTTTATTCACAGTTTATGAAGGCTACCAAAG GCCAGAAGAAAGTAGTTTGGCCACCGGTGCCTGAAACGAACGGATATCATCAAACGCCACAG CAACAGAGTCCTGCGTTCAACAACAACGCGGCGCAATCCCCTGCTCCGCAACAACAATACCAGGCCCCTCCCCAACCTCAGTACCATAACCAGCCCCAATACCAGCAGGAGCAGCCTCATTACCAACAACAGCAACAGcaacagcagcagcagcagTACCAGGCCCCTCCTTCTCCCCAGCCTCAGTACCAGGCTCCTCAGGCTGATCCGTCGTACTGCGAGGGCAGACGACAGGAGGCCACTGGTCTGAGTAAACTGATCCCTGTCGGTCCCGGCGTGTCCGCTGCCGCCTCCTCCCCCTACCGTCCCGGCCCGCCGTCGCCAGGCATCGCGCAGCCTTACCGCCCGCAACAAAGCCGCTGGGCCCCAGTACCAGCCCCTCTTTCCCCCCAG CCGCAGCAGGGATCGCAGCCTAAGTATCCGTCGCAGTTGTCGCCACAACCGTACTCGCCACAGCCGCAGTTCTCGCCGTCTCTCTCCGAGCCGGCGTACTCGGCTCCACAGAAGTTTGAGCCACCACCAGCGACTATCACTCTTCGTCAGCAACCGCCTGTACACCAGAGACCGCCCCCGGTCTTCGCTAGTCAACCCGCCACAGCCTCATACAACG CTTTATCTGATTCCGAAGGAGGCCCCAACATGCGTGGAGACCAGAAGTGGCCACCGCAGGCGGTGAGGGAGGCCGTCGCCGCTGAGAACGAGGCCAGGAGGCAGCTGGCCAGGGGTCCAGCCTGCAGGCCACGCAAG GTGAACAAGGACTATGCCAACTTCTTCGCGCAACACGCTCTGAACCACAACTACCCAGGGTACCGCGCGCCGCCCGGCACACAACACTACGAAGATAACTCAGGCCGATCTTCATACTAA
- the LOC142973709 gene encoding uncharacterized protein LOC142973709 isoform X7 yields the protein MMATVVQTNGIDFSNPSTDKPANLANSAVLRMLEEEERNRRGYPSQKKVVWPPVPETNGYHQTPQQQSPAFNNNAAQSPAPQQQYQAPPQPQYHNQPQYQQEQPHYQQQQQQQQQQQYQAPPSPQPQYQAPQADPSYCEGRRQEATGLSKLIPVGPGVSAAASSPYRPGPPSPGIAQPYRPQQSRWAPVPAPLSPQPQQGSQPKYPSQLSPQPYSPQPQFSPSLSEPAYSAPQKFEPPPATITLRQQPPVHQRPPPVFASQPATASYNALSDSEGGPNMRGDQKWPPQAVREAVAAENEARRQLARGPACRPRKVNKDYANFFAQHALNHNYPGYRAPPGTQHYEDNSGRSSY from the exons ATGATGGCTACCGTCGTCCAAACAAATGG GATTGACTTCAGTAATCCCAGCACAGACAAGCCGGCGAATCTTGCCAACTCGGCCGTTCTGCGCATGCTTGAAGAGGAGGAACGCAACCGAAGGGGATACCCTA GCCAGAAGAAAGTAGTTTGGCCACCGGTGCCTGAAACGAACGGATATCATCAAACGCCACAG CAACAGAGTCCTGCGTTCAACAACAACGCGGCGCAATCCCCTGCTCCGCAACAACAATACCAGGCCCCTCCCCAACCTCAGTACCATAACCAGCCCCAATACCAGCAGGAGCAGCCTCATTACCAACAACAGCAACAGcaacagcagcagcagcagTACCAGGCCCCTCCTTCTCCCCAGCCTCAGTACCAGGCTCCTCAGGCTGATCCGTCGTACTGCGAGGGCAGACGACAGGAGGCCACTGGTCTGAGTAAACTGATCCCTGTCGGTCCCGGCGTGTCCGCTGCCGCCTCCTCCCCCTACCGTCCCGGCCCGCCGTCGCCAGGCATCGCGCAGCCTTACCGCCCGCAACAAAGCCGCTGGGCCCCAGTACCAGCCCCTCTTTCCCCCCAG CCGCAGCAGGGATCGCAGCCTAAGTATCCGTCGCAGTTGTCGCCACAACCGTACTCGCCACAGCCGCAGTTCTCGCCGTCTCTCTCCGAGCCGGCGTACTCGGCTCCACAGAAGTTTGAGCCACCACCAGCGACTATCACTCTTCGTCAGCAACCGCCTGTACACCAGAGACCGCCCCCGGTCTTCGCTAGTCAACCCGCCACAGCCTCATACAACG CTTTATCTGATTCCGAAGGAGGCCCCAACATGCGTGGAGACCAGAAGTGGCCACCGCAGGCGGTGAGGGAGGCCGTCGCCGCTGAGAACGAGGCCAGGAGGCAGCTGGCCAGGGGTCCAGCCTGCAGGCCACGCAAG GTGAACAAGGACTATGCCAACTTCTTCGCGCAACACGCTCTGAACCACAACTACCCAGGGTACCGCGCGCCGCCCGGCACACAACACTACGAAGATAACTCAGGCCGATCTTCATACTAA
- the LOC142973709 gene encoding uncharacterized protein LOC142973709 isoform X4 yields the protein MATGPKIVHKQFNSPIGLYSQQNIKETLSKHMQNLGNGTVGIDFSNPSTDKPANLANSAVLRMLEEEERNRRGYPKLDETQVQAIMDNMVYMDHRFDRYWPPEKTRMKSARSWDGQLNATGNVYSQFMKATKGQKKVVWPPVPETNGYHQTPQQQSPAFNNNAAQSPAPQQQYQAPPQPQYHNQPQYQQEQPHYQQQQQQQQQQQYQAPPSPQPQYQAPQADPSYCEGRRQEATGLSKLIPVGPGVSAAASSPYRPGPPSPGIAQPYRPQQSRWAPVPAPLSPQPQQGSQPKYPSQLSPQPYSPQPQFSPSLSEPAYSAPQKFEPPPATITLRQQPPVHQRPPPVFASQPATASYNGGPNMRGDQKWPPQAVREAVAAENEARRQLARGPACRPRKLRQFTLEELIAMNEA from the exons ATGGCAACCGGCCCGAAGATAGTACACAAGCAGTTCAACTCGCCCATCGGGCTGTACTCGCAACAAAACATCAAAGAGACACTGAGCAAGCACATGCAGAACCTGGGCAATGGCACCGTTGG GATTGACTTCAGTAATCCCAGCACAGACAAGCCGGCGAATCTTGCCAACTCGGCCGTTCTGCGCATGCTTGAAGAGGAGGAACGCAACCGAAGGGGATACCCTA AGTTAGATGAAACCCAAGTGCAGGCGATAATGGACAACATGGTATACATGGACCATCGGTTTGACCGCTACTGGCCACCAGAAAAGACGAGGATGAAATCCGCGAGGAGTTGGGACGGTCAGCTCAACGCTACAGGGAATGTTTATTCACAGTTTATGAAGGCTACCAAAG GCCAGAAGAAAGTAGTTTGGCCACCGGTGCCTGAAACGAACGGATATCATCAAACGCCACAG CAACAGAGTCCTGCGTTCAACAACAACGCGGCGCAATCCCCTGCTCCGCAACAACAATACCAGGCCCCTCCCCAACCTCAGTACCATAACCAGCCCCAATACCAGCAGGAGCAGCCTCATTACCAACAACAGCAACAGcaacagcagcagcagcagTACCAGGCCCCTCCTTCTCCCCAGCCTCAGTACCAGGCTCCTCAGGCTGATCCGTCGTACTGCGAGGGCAGACGACAGGAGGCCACTGGTCTGAGTAAACTGATCCCTGTCGGTCCCGGCGTGTCCGCTGCCGCCTCCTCCCCCTACCGTCCCGGCCCGCCGTCGCCAGGCATCGCGCAGCCTTACCGCCCGCAACAAAGCCGCTGGGCCCCAGTACCAGCCCCTCTTTCCCCCCAG CCGCAGCAGGGATCGCAGCCTAAGTATCCGTCGCAGTTGTCGCCACAACCGTACTCGCCACAGCCGCAGTTCTCGCCGTCTCTCTCCGAGCCGGCGTACTCGGCTCCACAGAAGTTTGAGCCACCACCAGCGACTATCACTCTTCGTCAGCAACCGCCTGTACACCAGAGACCGCCCCCGGTCTTCGCTAGTCAACCCGCCACAGCCTCATACAACG GAGGCCCCAACATGCGTGGAGACCAGAAGTGGCCACCGCAGGCGGTGAGGGAGGCCGTCGCCGCTGAGAACGAGGCCAGGAGGCAGCTGGCCAGGGGTCCAGCCTGCAGGCCACGCAAG CTGCGTCAATTTACGCTTGAGGAATTAATTGCCATGAACGAGGCGTAA
- the LOC142973709 gene encoding uncharacterized protein LOC142973709 isoform X3, whose amino-acid sequence MATGPKIVHKQFNSPIGLYSQQNIKETLSKHMQNLGNGTVGIDFSNPSTDKPANLANSAVLRMLEEEERNRRGYPKLDETQVQAIMDNMVYMDHRFDRYWPPEKTRMKSARSWDGQLNATGNVYSQFMKATKGQKKVVWPPVPETNGYHQTPQQQSPAFNNNAAQSPAPQQQYQAPPQPQYHNQPQYQQEQPHYQQQQQQQQQQQYQAPPSPQPQYQAPQADPSYCEGRRQEATGLSKLIPVGPGVSAAASSPYRPGPPSPGIAQPYRPQQSRWAPVPAPLSPQPQQGSQPKYPSQLSPQPYSPQPQFSPSLSEPAYSAPQKFEPPPATITLRQQPPVHQRPPPVFASQPATASYNALSDSEGGPNMRGDQKWPPQAVREAVAAENEARRQLARGPACRPRKLRQFTLEELIAMNEA is encoded by the exons ATGGCAACCGGCCCGAAGATAGTACACAAGCAGTTCAACTCGCCCATCGGGCTGTACTCGCAACAAAACATCAAAGAGACACTGAGCAAGCACATGCAGAACCTGGGCAATGGCACCGTTGG GATTGACTTCAGTAATCCCAGCACAGACAAGCCGGCGAATCTTGCCAACTCGGCCGTTCTGCGCATGCTTGAAGAGGAGGAACGCAACCGAAGGGGATACCCTA AGTTAGATGAAACCCAAGTGCAGGCGATAATGGACAACATGGTATACATGGACCATCGGTTTGACCGCTACTGGCCACCAGAAAAGACGAGGATGAAATCCGCGAGGAGTTGGGACGGTCAGCTCAACGCTACAGGGAATGTTTATTCACAGTTTATGAAGGCTACCAAAG GCCAGAAGAAAGTAGTTTGGCCACCGGTGCCTGAAACGAACGGATATCATCAAACGCCACAG CAACAGAGTCCTGCGTTCAACAACAACGCGGCGCAATCCCCTGCTCCGCAACAACAATACCAGGCCCCTCCCCAACCTCAGTACCATAACCAGCCCCAATACCAGCAGGAGCAGCCTCATTACCAACAACAGCAACAGcaacagcagcagcagcagTACCAGGCCCCTCCTTCTCCCCAGCCTCAGTACCAGGCTCCTCAGGCTGATCCGTCGTACTGCGAGGGCAGACGACAGGAGGCCACTGGTCTGAGTAAACTGATCCCTGTCGGTCCCGGCGTGTCCGCTGCCGCCTCCTCCCCCTACCGTCCCGGCCCGCCGTCGCCAGGCATCGCGCAGCCTTACCGCCCGCAACAAAGCCGCTGGGCCCCAGTACCAGCCCCTCTTTCCCCCCAG CCGCAGCAGGGATCGCAGCCTAAGTATCCGTCGCAGTTGTCGCCACAACCGTACTCGCCACAGCCGCAGTTCTCGCCGTCTCTCTCCGAGCCGGCGTACTCGGCTCCACAGAAGTTTGAGCCACCACCAGCGACTATCACTCTTCGTCAGCAACCGCCTGTACACCAGAGACCGCCCCCGGTCTTCGCTAGTCAACCCGCCACAGCCTCATACAACG CTTTATCTGATTCCGAAGGAGGCCCCAACATGCGTGGAGACCAGAAGTGGCCACCGCAGGCGGTGAGGGAGGCCGTCGCCGCTGAGAACGAGGCCAGGAGGCAGCTGGCCAGGGGTCCAGCCTGCAGGCCACGCAAG CTGCGTCAATTTACGCTTGAGGAATTAATTGCCATGAACGAGGCGTAA